In the genome of Bacillota bacterium, the window CAGGCCGTGAAAAACAACCCAGCACTCAATGAAGTATTGAAACGCTTGTATTCATTTTAGTTATCCGTATAACTACCCACTTTTTGCGCACCGATTTGAGTGCCTGGGGGAAGGTGAAGCCGGTCGGTAAACCTGAAAACAAAAAAACCTGAACAACATGTCGTTCAGGCTGCGATCATGGTGGCGGCGCAGGGACTTGAACCCCGGACACTACGGGTATGAACCGTATGCTCTAACCAGCTGAGCTACGCCGCCTTGTTTATGGAGCCCATAGCCGGGCTCGAACCGGCGAACCTCATCCTTACCAAGGATGCGCTCTACCTGCTGAGCTATATGGGCGTATAGTCGCGGCCGACCCGCAAATAGTATTTTAAATTATGGCCGTTGCGATGTCAAGCGGCAGCCGCTCCGGCTTTTCTTCCTCTAAATAAGCGTTCTTTCGACGGGCGCGACGATAAGCTTCGCATTACCGCCAATCCAGCACTCGGTCTCTGGGTGCCGGGTAATAACGCCAAAAGTATTATCGTATTTCTGGTGGCCAATAAAAAAACCCGCTGTCGCTGCGGGTTCTGTTTTCTGGTTGCGGGGGTAGGATTTGAACCTACGACCTTCGGGTTATGAGCCCGACGAGCTACCTGCTGCTCCACCCCGCGATGTCACAAACTTAATTCTAACACATCGCAAGCCCTTTTTCAAACTAAAATACTTACCATTTGCAAGGATTCGCGCTGCGAATCCCCTCCTCTGACTTCCAACCTCCAACTCCTAACTTCTAACCTCCAATTTTGGAGCTGGGGATGGGATTTGAACCCACAACCTGCTGATTACAAATCAGCTGCTCTGCCGTTGAGCTACCCCAGCACCGCACCTTATTATAGGATACACCGGGTCTCACCGTCAAGCTCAACTTGGCCGCAAAAGCCGGCTAGAACTTCCTTACTTCTGGCAGTCGGGGCAGAAATAACACGCCCCGCCCAGGTACTGCATCTTTTCTATCCGCCCGCCGCACTCCGGGCAGGGAAGTCCGACCGCCCGCTTGTCCATTACGCGGACATATCCTCCCGGATTATCGTAAAGGTCATACTCGTCGTACCGGCCGCCCTTTTCGATGACCTCGCGCACCGTTTCCCGTATGGCGTGGTACAGCCGCCGTCTCTGATCCTTGTCGAGACCGTCGACCGGGTGTTTGGGGTGAAGACGCGCCCTGAAAAGAATGTCCTGGGCGATGGCGTTCCCCAGTCCGGGAATCAGCTGGTCCTGGGTCAGAAGCCCTTTAACGCTCTTTTTTTCCGTTTTCAGCACGGCGTCTATAAGCGCGCTGAAGTATTCGAAAGTAAACCCCGGCTCTACGGGAGTGGTCCTTATGTCTTTGATGTACTGCCTGTCGTGCTCTTTTCCCTTCTCGTACAGTTCCATCGCCCCCCACATCTGCGTGGTGGCGGTGAAAAAAGAGCCGTCTTCGAAAAAGAGGCATAAATGATACTTCTTTTGCTCCTTGGACCCCGGAGGGTGATACAGCACCTTCCCCCCGCATTCGCCGAACACCAGAAGGTACCCCGGATCGAGGGAAACAAACAACCATTTGCCTTCAGCCCGCGCTTCCCCGACCGTTCTACCCCTCGTCAGCGCCTCGAACTCGTCGCGGCTCCTGTTGTACCACACAAACTTGTGGGGGACGCCGCCCAGGTGCCCCCTTTTTATTACCTTGCCTTTAAGGGTTTCATTGATCTGTCCGGCTAGTGTCACAAACTCGGGCAGCTCAAACATAGGCATTACCTCCGGTTCAAACGATATATCCCGTAAATCCACTCTTTCCTTTCGGGTTCATAGTGATATTATATCATTTTCATGCCTCGCCGGTCTTTCGCTGAGCGAGGGCGTCGGCTGAGGTTACGCTCGTTTGGGAATCCTCGCGCATAAAGCTGCGGAGGCAAGGCATTACTATTCTCAAGGGAGTACCCGATGCCGCCTTAGGCGGCACCACGTCGAATGAAAAATGAGGACCCTTAAGCTGGTTACTTAGAAGTAGTAACGTAAACAAAGGCGGAACGCGGCGAGGAGCGAGCAATACAAGGAAGGCGCAACCGGACGGGCCGGAGCGTATACGGAAATACGTGAGGACCCGCCGGTGAGCCTAACGCAATAATGCGAAGCTCATCGCCGCGCCCACCGAAACAACGCTTATTTTCGAAGGATGTGTTGAAATTGCCTTCAGTATCGGACATTAAAACGGCCGTCCTCGGCGGCGGCAAACCGGTGGACAAACCCATTCTCGCCGGCGAGGTACACGCGCTCTGGAACTTTCTCACCTTGAGGTATCTCTATCTCGAAATGACGGACATCTTCAAAAACTACATTAAAGACATAGACTTTAAGCAATTGGCGTCCCGCTCCGTTTCCGCTACACTCAACAAACAGATCCAGACAGTGGAAGCTCTCCTCAAGGACTACGGCCTGGCCATTCCGCCGAAGCCGCCGTTCGGCATCAACACCGCGGTAAATGCCGAAGCCATGCGGGACGAGATGATGTACCGCCTCATCCTGGTCGGCGTGCAGTATTTCATCGAAACACATGCCGAAACCCTGCGCATGATGAGCAGCGACGGCCTGAGGAACCTGTTCATGGGGTGGATGAAGGAGGAGTTAACTATCTTCGATGATTTGGTGAAGTACGGTAAAATAAAAGGCTGGTACTGGGGCGCCCCTGCATACCAACACTAACACAGAGGTGATATTTGATGGTCCAGTTGTCGGACATCTACGATGCCGTGACCGGTGCGAACGTCGCTCAGCGCCAGGCGAAACTTTTTGCCGGTGAGGCGCACATGCTGTGGGAACACCTGCAGCAGCGCCACGATTACCTGGAACTCACACTGATCTGTCTCAACAACATTAAAGACACCGATTTTAAAATGCTGGTCGCCAAAGGTCTCAGAGATACCATGCGGACGCAGATCGAAAAGGTCAACAGCCTGATGTCCACCTTCGGCATCCCGTTTCCCGAAGGTGCGCCGGAAAGCGTGCCCACCGCGGCGGATACCGATATCTGGCGCGACGAAATGGTTTTCAACCTGCTGCTGGCAGGGATCCGTAACTTTATGAACGTGCACCTGCGGGCGATCAAGCTCTTTATCAGCGACGGCCTGCGGAACCTCTTCATGGAATTCATGATCGACGAAATGAAAATCCACGACAACCTGATGAAGTACGGCAAGGTAAAGGGCTGGGTGTTGGCCCCGCCCGCTTACAAAGCGCAGGGCTGATACAAAAAAGCAGGCACATGACCACTTTGCCAAAAGGGGTGTTTTAAGCTGCCGTCCATTTCGGACATCAAAACGGCCGTCTTCGGCGCCGGCAAGCCGGTGGATAAACCCATTCTCGCCGGGGAAGTCCACGCGCTCTGGAACTTTCTCACCCTGCGTTACATCTATCTGGAAATGACGGAGATCTTTAAGAATTACATAACAGACAGCGAGTTCAAGATTCTGGTACAGTACACGGTATCCAACGTACTGGGTAAGCAGATAAAAGAAACGACAAAAATAATGAAGGACTACGGTATCATTCTGCCGCCGAAGCCGCCGTTCGGCATCAACACCGCGGTAAATGCGGAGGCGATGCGGGACGAGATGATGTACCGCATCATCCTCGTCGGCGTCCAGTATTTCATCGAGACGCACGCCGAAACCCTGCGCATGATGAGCAGCGACAGCCTGAGGAATATGTTCATGGGGTTCATGACGGACGAGTTGAAGATATTCGACAACCTGGTCAAATACGGCAAAGTGAAAGGCTGGTACTGGGGCGCCCCTTCGTATAAGCACTGACCAACGTTGATATACGTAAAGCAAGCAGAGGAGATCCTCAGGTCTTTTACAATATGGTAACTATCCAACTGAATATACGCCAATTGTGTTAGAAGTTGCGACAATTGGCCACGGGACGTGATTTCCCTACAACACTGCAAGGTCGCTTCTTCCCAACGACTTAAGTGCAACAACACGCCGCCATATGACCCGCCCATCTTGAAAATCCTACGGTGGATATGCCATGGTGCTCCGTAAGACGCGTTCGTTATGAAACCGCTGACTGATTATTGTTAATCGACTTTGGTCGAAGACCTCTTTCGCCCGTACTACCGAGTCACAAGTTCCAAGACCCGCATAGTCGCAGGTAAGCCTACCAGGACTTATCCCCCTTTAAAAAAAGAGGGGAACCATCCTGCACGTCGAATCTCATTTTGTAATAAAGTTAAAAACGGGTTCCGATATTTAATTGGTGGAAGCCGTGAGGTTGTTTTATAACACGTTGCAGCACCTGACGTGGTCGCTTGGGCCCCGGGGAGCAAATAGCGAAACCGGCCATCATACTGAGGCCGGTTTTTGTTTTTTCTGAAGTCTCTGAATGAGAATTTTCCGGTAAGGAGTCCCCCATGCCGCTTACGGCGGAACAACAAGGAATGAAAATTAACGTTGGAAATAGCATTTCCCAGTTATATCCGATATTTATTGTCTTAAATCATGGCGTTCTTGGCGTCTTGGTGGTTTGATCTATTTTCTGAGGAGGCGATTTAAAGGACCGAAAACCTTGCGCTATTTGTGAAGTTGTAAGGAGGTGGGATTGGTGCCGAAAAGGGTTATTAATACTGCAGTATAAGGGGTGGGGCACGGTCAACGACTCCGGGACCTACCGGTTCATGCTATACGCTGTAGACGGCCGATTAACCGGGGCGGCGGGACCTGATAAGTTCCGCATCAAGATCTGGTCCGAAAACCCCGACGGTACGGAAAACGTTGTCTACGACAACCAGACGGAAACAGAGCTTGGCGGCGGCAGCATAGTCATTCACAAGTGAGTATTGTCGCTTAAAGCCGCAAGCCTTCAGAGCGCTGTTGACAACAGCGCTTTTTTTTCGTTGTTTAACTGTCAAGGGAATGGTTCCAATGAAAACCGACGCACAGATGAGCAGGACGCCCCCGCGAAGGCGAGCGGGAAAAGCTCGGCTATAGGCACGCACCGTACAAGGCCGGGAATCACCTGCTGCGGCATGATTTACAGCGGAATAGCGGTAAGACCAAACGATGGATTATGGGGTATCATCGATTTATCAGCTCTCTAACCGTTTCCAAGGGTACTGACGTCTTTTTAGACACCTCTTCGGGTGTCATGCCTTTTCTATGAAGCCGTTGAATAAACGTCCCCATAGCCTCTCCGACTTCGATAAGATGCCTGTCGGGATCGAAAAACCTTACGGTTCTCTGGCCCACGGTTCTTCGTGAAGTAAGTGGAGAAACTCCACGCCGTTTTCCTTCAATTTTTCGCATACCCCGTCGATATCCTCGGTTTCGAAGTATAATTCGAACCGGTTGATTCTTTCGTCAATATCCGGACCCAGCCCCAGCTTCTTAGGAATTATATGATCGGGGTCGATCTCCCAGAGCGTTATCCCGCCTTTTAAGATAACGTTTTTGCCAAAATCTAATTCAATGACTTGTTCTAACGTTTCCGTGTAAAACCTTTTTGCGACCTTAATGTTCTTTACGAAAGCGGCTGTTGAGTGAAACTTGATTTCGGTTTTATGGTTCATGTTGCCCTCGTCTTTTTTATCGTATTTATTTAACGGCTGAGACTGAGCCGCCGCAATGCCGCGGTCAACTCCCGGCCGTCCTATTTAAGGCGGAACAGCCGACCCGGGATTGCCGTCAGGACGAGCCCTGCAATTTGCGCCAGTTGGCCTTGAAGTAGTCCAACCGCGAGAGCGCCCGGCGCACGTAGTCGGTGACAAGCTGCGGGTCGAGATCATTTGCCGAAGCGAAGTCGATGCTTCTAAGAAACTTGCTCGATCCCGCCCGAAAGACGTTATGCGGGTCGTCGAGCAGCCCGCCGAAGTGAAACCGGAGGCTGACCGCTTTCTTCGTGACGGCGATGGCGCAGATCCAGTGATGGAAGTCGCCGGCAAGCGCATATGTAAGCTGCCGCCACTTGATTGCGGCGGTAATCTTAGAATCCGCGTCCGAGACGGCGCGATCAAGTGCCATGACGACCGGCGCGAACCGCGTGTCTACATCGCTCACGAACGTATCTAGTGCCGAGTCCTCCACAGGCGCACCCCCTCTGTGTCACCTTTACTCTGTCTTCCACGGCCTGTCTCCCTTTTGTGACCTTCTCGTATATAAAGGCAGCGGTTTTTAAGATTACTCTCGGCTTTTTATTGCAGAATTAACAGCACCAATTGTTCCATACTTTTTTTAAAATGCATCGATAATTCCCTGGCGGGTAACACTTCCAAAAAGGTGTTTTCCCCCACCCCCCAATTCTTTTTCATTACGTCTTATTATTATTTGAACCTTCTTTGAAACGGGGTCTGTCCAGCGTCGAAATCGCACCTTATGCTGAGCAAAATAATTAAGCCACGCTTCAATATTCTCCTCTGGCGGATCTGTGGGTGGCAGCATGCCTTGAAAACCTTTCTTAGCCATCTGGATTCCACCTTTGTATACTAAGATTAATCTCAACTGACTCAGCGCCTTAGATGTAGGACTTCACTACAAAGGCCTCTTTACTGCCGGTTGTCGACCGGCGGGGCTGTGCTCCAACGGCGACTTCAAAGTTGCACTTGGTGTATTCGCGACAGAGTTTAGCAATAAAGTAAGCTGCAGCGATGTCACCGCCCGGGGAACTTATAACTAACAGAATAGTTTTCTCTGGATCTGCCTTGGTTGCGGCATTGTAAATTCTATCGGCATCCGCTCTTACGATTGAAGCTCTATCAAAAATAAACAACACGTTATACTGATCGCTCAGGTTTGTCTTGCCAAGGTCAAATTGCACCTGCCGATTTACGATGTCCTTAATCTGGTCATCCGATAGTTGAGAGGCGTCTGGAGCAAAGAACGCGGCGAATGGTGGGTGGGTCGGCTCTATTGGTTCCTCCCCGCTACCTCTACTGCTCTCAGACGGAGTAATTCCAGGTGGAACTTCTGGCGGCTTGTCTTCGGAAACGGTTGCCTTCTGGGCGTGCTTCCTGCCTGAGCATCCCCTAATCTCCTATCCTTTTCGGTAAATATTCCTAATTCTCTATTGGCCGTATTGTATAGTTGATAAGTACAGTGTCAAGGAAATATATTACAATAGCCATTGCTACCGTGTTCCTCTATCAACATTAATATTTGTTGGTTAAGTTGTTAACCAAAGTCTTATTAAATGCTAAAAACAATCGTAGTGTGAAATATTATTTATTTTCTATCCTCATGCCGCCCTAAAACTACTGCCGTTTGTCCGCAAGTGCGCGCTCTGCCGTAGATCCGCTTACGCGGACACGGTGAAGACGCGCCCAGCACTCAGTCGAGTTAAAGATAAGAACAAAGTCAAAGCCTTGTGTTTCTTTCGCGCTATATTATTTCTGAGTGCTGGACAACAGGCGCGCACATCGTGCCGTAATCAAGGAAAGAAGTTGATAGTATGGAAAAGCGCTGTTTATCACCCAACCAAACAACATTAGGAGGGTAAAGTCAGGCTCTATAAGCGCGCCGTGGTTCGCTCCGCGGCAAGCCGATGTCGCGTCGGCGCGGAGCACAGCGCGCCGTGGAACAAACGGCAACAGGATTGCTTCCTTTCTTTGATACTTATCATTTTTTTAAACCAGCTTATGCAGGCAGGAATAGGCCCGGAAGTGAACGGGTGTATAACGATGTGACACAGTCGAATACTAAAGACTAACTGGAGGTAGAAATCCTTGAAAAGCCCCAATGACCCCTTTACCCTATGGGTCGCCTCGGGAATTATCGCGGTACTGGTCAGGGATACCTATAGTTTTCTGGCAAAGCAAATCGGGTTTGCAAAGATTTATATCTGGAATGTAGGCGCATCCTTACTTGTTGATGTCCCGGATATCGGCACTTTCTGGGGAACGGTTTTAGGGGTTATTGTTGATTTATCGGTTGCCGGGGTATTCGGCGTAATAATGGGTTTACTGTTGGAGTGGAGGGGCCGGAACAGCTACGTGTTAAAAGGCTGGGGCGTTGGAATAACGGCCTGGCTGTTCTTTTACGGGATTCTCTACCACAACCTCCCTCACACTATCGCGTACGCGCCCTCCGACCCCTTATCCAATATAAGCACGTTTATCGGACACTCTATCTTCGGTATTACCATGGCTGTTGTTTACGTGGATTATTTCTACAAGAAATATATCGGTGTCAACGAAAAGAATACCGATATGAAAAATGGACCGGTTAATGCACCGGACCCCCAGGTTGTCGTATTAGAAGTGGAAAACCGTGGTCCTTCCCTCTGGAAGAGGGCGACAGAGAAGTGTGTGAAAACCATTAAACCTAAGAAAATAAAGCCTTAATCCGGGTCGGCCCGACTCCGGCATCCCCATTGACTGCCGGAGCATGATGGCGCCGCGTCCCGTTCTACCCGCTCACAAGCCAGTCTTCCGCCTCGCTTCTTTCCTTGCAGAAGCGGATATTACCGCCCTTGTTGCACTCGTAGATAAGCTCTTTGAACCGCTCGCTCTTAATCCGGTCCATATCGACCACCAGCGCGGCTTTCATGTAATACGTCGAAAACTTCTGCAGGACGGTCCCCGCGAAGCCGGTTTTCAAATCAAAGAAGTCCGGATTAATGTTCTCATGGTGCAGCATAAGAAGTTGGGTGTCGTTCTGCCCGCATTCCGCCAGCAGGTCGAGCACGTCCCGTTCCTCTTGAACGATAAGACAACCCTGTTTGCCCTCGACATAAGTCCTGCCCTTTGCTTGCCCGATGTTTATTTCCATAGCTGTTTCTAATACCGCGGTTTCTTCTTCTGCTCTTGATGGTAGGCCTCGACGCCGATCTCCTTCATCCGGTCGTTGCTGTGACGCCAG includes:
- a CDS encoding DUF3231 family protein, with the protein product MPSVSDIKTAVLGGGKPVDKPILAGEVHALWNFLTLRYLYLEMTDIFKNYIKDIDFKQLASRSVSATLNKQIQTVEALLKDYGLAIPPKPPFGINTAVNAEAMRDEMMYRLILVGVQYFIETHAETLRMMSSDGLRNLFMGWMKEELTIFDDLVKYGKIKGWYWGAPAYQH
- a CDS encoding DUF3231 family protein; translation: MDKPILAGEVHALWNFLTLRYIYLEMTEIFKNYITDSEFKILVQYTVSNVLGKQIKETTKIMKDYGIILPPKPPFGINTAVNAEAMRDEMMYRIILVGVQYFIETHAETLRMMSSDSLRNMFMGFMTDELKIFDNLVKYGKVKGWYWGAPSYKH
- a CDS encoding VOC family protein translates to MNHKTEIKFHSTAAFVKNIKVAKRFYTETLEQVIELDFGKNVILKGGITLWEIDPDHIIPKKLGLGPDIDERINRFELYFETEDIDGVCEKLKENGVEFLHLLHEEPWAREP
- a CDS encoding DUF3231 family protein; amino-acid sequence: MVQLSDIYDAVTGANVAQRQAKLFAGEAHMLWEHLQQRHDYLELTLICLNNIKDTDFKMLVAKGLRDTMRTQIEKVNSLMSTFGIPFPEGAPESVPTAADTDIWRDEMVFNLLLAGIRNFMNVHLRAIKLFISDGLRNLFMEFMIDEMKIHDNLMKYGKVKGWVLAPPAYKAQG
- a CDS encoding DUF4180 domain-containing protein encodes the protein MEINIGQAKGRTYVEGKQGCLIVQEERDVLDLLAECGQNDTQLLMLHHENINPDFFDLKTGFAGTVLQKFSTYYMKAALVVDMDRIKSERFKELIYECNKGGNIRFCKERSEAEDWLVSG
- a CDS encoding DUF1801 domain-containing protein, which translates into the protein MSDVDTRFAPVVMALDRAVSDADSKITAAIKWRQLTYALAGDFHHWICAIAVTKKAVSLRFHFGGLLDDPHNVFRAGSSKFLRSIDFASANDLDPQLVTDYVRRALSRLDYFKANWRKLQGSS
- a CDS encoding DNA-formamidopyrimidine glycosylase family protein, whose product is MFELPEFVTLAGQINETLKGKVIKRGHLGGVPHKFVWYNRSRDEFEALTRGRTVGEARAEGKWLFVSLDPGYLLVFGECGGKVLYHPPGSKEQKKYHLCLFFEDGSFFTATTQMWGAMELYEKGKEHDRQYIKDIRTTPVEPGFTFEYFSALIDAVLKTEKKSVKGLLTQDQLIPGLGNAIAQDILFRARLHPKHPVDGLDKDQRRRLYHAIRETVREVIEKGGRYDEYDLYDNPGGYVRVMDKRAVGLPCPECGGRIEKMQYLGGACYFCPDCQK